From the Motacilla alba alba isolate MOTALB_02 chromosome 1, Motacilla_alba_V1.0_pri, whole genome shotgun sequence genome, the window cagaactaGAGAAAACCAAGTGATGTCTCAAAATGTGCCTTTTCTGCTTGTGATCTCCCACTCCTTTCCTGTTTTGCTGAGCTGAAGGTTCCTTCCTGTGCCCTGGCTGAGCTTTCCTGGCAAACCCcagcctgcctgctcctggTTCCTGCTCCTCTTTCTTTGTCACCATTTTTTTgtcactatttttatttttttgtcacttTCTATCAGTCACTGTCacaccctgggctggggctcatGGGGCACAGTGGTTTGTGACACaagggctgagcagctctgcacaagcaAACCCaggttattttaaatatttttattcctgctccTCTTTCTTTGTCACCATTTCTTTGtcactatttttattatttttgtcacTCTTTCTGTCAGTCACTGTCacaccctgggctggggctcatGGGGACAGAGAGGTTTGTGACAcaagggctgagcagggaaggaTCTGCACAAGCAAAcccagtttattttaaatatttttattcctgctccTCTTTCTTTGTCACCATTTTTTTgtcactatttttatttttttgtcacttTCTGTCAGTCACTGTCacaccctgggctggggctcatGGGGCACAGAGGTTTGTGACACaagggctgagcagctctgcctaaGCAAACCCAgcttattttaaacatttttatttttgtgggtgTTTAGTCTCCTCAGGATGATCTCGAGGGGCTGTTCCTGGCaattcctctttttgtttttagcaGGACTCGGATGGAAAACTCCCCCCGGGgcattttcctgctggcagctcagaCATTTCTgggctgcccctctgctttcagtcctgctcttcttcctcttttctccttgcACCAGAAGCAGAGCTTTGATGTACGAGTTCTTATTCAGcagaaaattctggttttcaaaGGTTTTATTTGTGTGCAGCTCGTGCAGGTGAATGTTTTGTCTCTGCCAGAGCTCCTGTGGTTCTGGAAGAGAATTCCCAGCTTTGTGTGGCCACGGGGTGAAGGAACCCAgagagaataaataattttctgtcttcctgctgCCATGTGCAGTGtgttaaaatggcaaaaaaaaaatccttgtgcAGGCtgttaaaataatgaaaaaaaatccttgtacAAGgattaaaatagtaaaaacaaaaatccctgtaattatattaaaatagtaaaaaattgTTGTGCAGggtattaaaattaaaataatgaaaaaatcctTGTACAATgattaaaatagtaaaaaaacatctctgtaattatattaaaatagtaaaaaaattgctgtaattatattaaaatagtaaaaaaatcctTGTGCAGGGtatgaaaataatgcaaaaatcaTTGTACAAGgattaaaatagtaaaaacaaaaatccctgtAATTATATTAAGATAGTAAAAAATCGTTGTGCAGggtattaaaattaaaataatgaaaaaatcctTGTACAAGGATTACAatggtaaaaataataataaaatagtaaaaaaaaatccttgtgcagggtattaaaataatgaaaaatccTTGTACAAGgattaaaatagtaaaaaaaatccctgtaattatattaaaatagtaaaaaaatcgTTGTGCAGGgtatgaaaataatgaaaaaaatccttgtaaAATGATTacaatagtaaaaaaaaattcctgtaattatattaaaatagcaaaaatcaTCCCTGTAATTATAttacaatatttaaatatccTTGTACAGGgtattaaaatagtaaaaaaaagtCCTTGTACAGggtattaataataataaaataatgcttGTACagggaataataataataataataataataataataataataataataataataataataataataataataattccttGTAGAGGGTAATAAAATAGTAAGAAAGTCCTTGTAGAAGGTattaaaatagttaaaaataattgttctgggttttaaaataactgtacAGGttcttaataataaaaaagttgTTCTGggtattaaaataataataaaaaagaatagtGCAGGGCATTCAAACAGTGCAGCCTGGCGTGCAAAGCACCTGCAAGGACTGAGgctcctctgtgctctggagGAGGAATTTCCCAGATTGGAATAACTGGGATCAgcctgggatgggacaggacagAGAGCAGAAGAAGGGAACTGGCAGGgtgtttaaaatgtgaatttctagagtgtttaaaatgtgaattaatAAAAGGGAtcagcctgggatggggcaggacagaggggagAAGAAGGGAACTGGCAGGgtgtttaaaatgtgaatttctagagtgtttaaaatgtgaattaatGAATGGGATCAGCCTGGCATGGGGCAGGACAGAGAGGAGTAGAAGGGAACTGGCAGGGTGtttgaaatgtgaatttctaGAGTGTTTAAATGTGAATTAATGAATGGGATCAGCCTGGGATAGGGCAGGACAGAGAGGAGTAGAAGGGAACTGGCAGCGTGtttgaaatgtgaatttctaGAGTGTTTAAATGTGAATTAATGAATGGGATCAGcctctggggcagcagcagggccaggctgagctctgctggggctggcttgCTGCAGGGGATCTCTCTGGGCTTTTGGAAAAGCACTCCCGTGGCTCCTTGGCCTTGTGGTGACTGAGGGGAAGTGGAGCCTGAATTGAAACCTGGTTTAATTTGTGCCACGTTTCCAGAGCTGCTTGCTCTGGTGAGCAGCCTTCATTTGCTGTatcccctgccctgggaaagcTGCGGGGTTGGTTTTGGAGGGcgctggggacaggaggagctgcagctcccccggggctggcactgctcacagcagccctgcagccgagcatctcccagctgccaggcttGTTCCCAGCTCAGAGGGATTTGGGCAATGCAAAGATGGGccaaaatgtgttaaaaaatccccccaaacagccaatgaggagctgcagctgctttaaCTCATCCGAAGGgataatttgtttcttttccccacagaaataaagggtttttttaacattttccttgTGTAGTTTTAAGGAAGGCCAGGATGGGAtatccagggagcagctcctgctgtggatTCGGGGCTGGAGCAGTTTGTTGGGTGTCTGACAGGACCTAACCTggtgctttgtgtttttttgcaGTTCCTGAGGGACCCTGGCTCGgctggctgggaggagctgtacagtcctgctgaggaggagccCCAGGCTCTCGTGCTTGGAGAGGGAAGTGGCCAGGAGGGTGAGGATCCCTCACCccaacacctccagggacaggacagccACTGAAGGGCCAGCCCAGTGAGTGTCACCTGCCCAGGACTGTCCAGGCTGGCAGGACAGAGCCTGGGGGGTGCTCCAGGGGCAGGGCAGACCTGAACACAGAGCCTGGGATCAAAGGAGAATCCTAAACAGAGCCTGGGATCACAGGATAAGCCTGAACATGAATCTTTGGGCTCACAGAACCATCCCTGGGATCACAGGACAATCTCTGGACCATCCTGAACCCAGCCCTTGATGCTCCAGgggcccctgcccagctcccccagctcctccctctgCACTGGGAAGGTGGAAggtggaaggggaaggaaaggaacaCTAAATTGCCTCCAGACAGGTGGATGAAAGGGGTGAATCCCCAGCCCGGCTTGGAGCAATAACTGCACTTTATTGCTGTGGGATAAGCTGGGGTTTTCCAGGGAGTGAAGAGCTGCAGTGTGAATTCCGTTTGTACTGGTTTGGTTCCTGCTGGCAGTAACACTCCCGTTACACCCGCCCCAGCCTGCTTTCCTGATCCATTTTAAGTGCAGGACAAGAGAAGAAGGAATGTGTGGGTGCTTTCCTCGGGCTGAAGCTGTGCCAAGAGCCCCTCCCGGAGAGGTCTGCTCTTATCTGCCTGCTGCCACCCTCTGGAGGCATtaatctgctgctgcagccagccagggccCTGCACCCCAAAGGACCTGAAAGGACCTCAGAGGACCTGAAAGGACTTTCACTCTGAGTTTTCCCAACATTTATCAGTCAGTGTCAGACACTAAAACctcttgctgagcagcagcagaagagacgTTGACTGAGTTCTGGTTTTAGTGCCTTAAAGCAGAAGAGGCCAAGTTAAACCCACGTCACCCCCTGTGGGGTCTGGAGTGTCCAATAAAGCACAAGGAACAACTGGACCTCTTCTGTACTAAAAGCAATGGGgttattggatttttttttccctgggtttgATACAAATTGTTtaagaagcaataaaaaatgtggggtttttttgcaagtgCCTGGTTGGagggccctggcagagctgaggtgCCCCTGTCCCAGCCTTTCCAGGAAcagcccaggccagcagctgccagaagcttcaGCAGGTGTTTCCTTGCAGAACAGATTTTATCCCTTGGGATTGgacaggctgctgccagggcagctccaggagagcctGACTCATGCGGGAAttgccagctcagcagcagctctgctttaaCCACCCACCCtctgagcctgggctgggagcaaaGGGGGACCCACAGCTCACAAAAAGGAGCCACCAAACTCAGCCAGAGGGCAGAAATAGGGTTAAAAACCCCTGGGAATAGCTGAGTGTACCCCTGAATAAACCCTGGACTTGTGTCAGGGAGTGTGgtggcaaatatttttacacaattaaaaagcatttcctgGGACTGACTCCAGGGTTGTTGTCACTGagccctccctgtccctccatccttgtccctagtccctctgcagctctcctggagccccttcaggccctggcagggctctgagctctccctggagcttctccttctcctgggcactcccagctctgccagcctggcttgCAGTTCCAAGTCCAGGCACAAGCTCCTGGCACCATCAAGGCAGCAGCGTGGATGTGAGGAAGCTGTAAAAGCCTTGGGAGCCAGGGGAGAGGCAAATGCTGGAAAAAGCACAGGGAACTCGTGAGAAGGACTCACCCCAGccagtggagctgcagggacactccaGGGCCATCAAACATCCTCAGCCTCACTTTCTGTTTCACTCCCTGAGATGAAACTGGAGTTCAGCAATTCGTTAATGGAAACAGCCACAAAATGGAAGAGGTAAACAGATTTTAACTGGGGCAAGAGCAGCCCTGAAACTGGGTGTGAGTCACTCCCAGGATttactgaaatttgaaattattacGAGGTGAGTAATAAATCCATCCATACCCCAGTTCCTTTTAGGCAGAGAGGGAACAGGTCAGGAAAGCTCATTCATCAGCAAACAGCTTCCCCTGGAGACAGTGACACCTGCATGAGTAGCAAGACGTTGCTCTGACTCCTTCATTCTTCATAGCAAGTACAACTGGCGTCAgtttgttggagtttttttattCTAATATCAGGAAATACATTAAATACCAACTGGTATCTCTTACACTGAGCAGCATGAAATTAATTCCAAGGACTGTGGTGCCAGCAAATGTCCTTTGTGCCAGAGCCATCTCAAGGAATACTTTGCTTTGCCATGCACAACCCGCTGAGTGTAGGGACTTGCTTCAAAACCCATAACCTTTtaccaaaagaagaaaaaaaaaatctactttatTTTTACCTGAACAAtaatagaaaatgtttaaaatcagCTCTTatcccagcagggccctgctctgGGATGGGCTCTGTCCTGTTTGCTCACTAACTGCTCACGCGTggagctgaggaggagaagctgcagggagggcagggatcTGGAGCAGaaagcctggagctggagcaggagagcctGGCAGGCTGCCCTTCCCTTTGAAAGCACAGATCCTGTCCTATGTACAAATTCAAATTCACCAGAGCGTCCTGGCACGGGAGCAGCTCCGGACAGAGCCTGGGATCGTCTCAGTTCCACCAGGCTGGGAAGCAAACCAAGGACAAAGGGCTGTGAATTATCTACAGACAAGAACCACGTGGCAGCTATGGACCAAGCCGGCAgggagctcagccccacagctctTCTGTCCTCCCAAACTTGTAGATCAGggtgctgaggggaaaaaaaagaaaagaaattaaaaatcagaccACACGTAGGGTAATTTTAACAGTATCCTTAAATCTTACCCTGTGCCAACCAACAACCCAGCCATGAACTTTTAGTCAGGATTTGGGTTTGGTGTTTATATTTGGTTTCCTGTGCATGGCTGAACTGTGGGAGCCAGCTGAAGCTCAAACACCCACTTTCACAGCCCTTCTGAAGGAAAAGCCTGGGATTTATCAAATTCAGGAGTCCAGAGCAGCAAGTCTCACTCTGGCCCTGTGAGTCAGCTCAGCGTGACAGGATGTGCTGGGATAaaacctaaacaattccattTTTGTGAACAAATCAGAAAGAATATTCAGCCTGTGGCAGAGAATCAGATCCCAAATGCCACATGCTGAGGCTGTCCCAtgcctggcagtgtcccaggccaggttgggcagggtttggagccacctgggataggggaaggtgtccctgcccaggtgggacaggatgggatttaaggtcccttccaacccaaaccttctGGGATTCTAAACAAGACTCAAAACTTCAGGCACAAATCTGCCCTCAGCAGTTTCCCTTCTCAGTCCCAGAGGGGAtttggagctgctgtcctgcaggaatATCCCTCATTTCCCAGAGCCCATCCACCCAGGTCACTGCAAAGCatctgctgtggggctgcaagGAAAAGGATCAGCCAGGaattgaaagaagaaaggaggtgAGGTGAAACTTTCAGTGACTCATCTAGGAATTGACACTATTTAACACTTTCAGTGCCTTTTATCGACAAAACCTGTGGATTGCAAAATGCATTCCACAGCTAAGAGGAGTTACGAGAGACTCCAAATCGATCTTCAACTCTTACACGATAGATTTGATAccattatttgaaataaatccaGTGTGCTGTTACAAAACACACCAGCATGCTCtcacaaaaattaattctcaGTCTTTATAACTGCAAGCTCAGCCCAGGAAGGGAAATACAGGGAATGTCAGAGACCTGAGCCATTGGTGTGAAATAGTCTGGAGAAGGGGAGTGGAACcccccagctggctctgctgggaggggagcCAAGGGACTGTAGGACACAGGTGAGAGACTGACATTTTCCAAAGAGAACTCTGTGCATCCCTGGCCAcccacatcccagagctgcacacccaggggcagcagagacagctggaGCGACAGCAGTGCGAGGGAGCAAAGAGCCTGGCATGGCAAACCCAGCCTTGcttctcagctctgcagcacagcgagtagaaaacagagctgcttttccaggagcaTCAGTGGATGGAAGCAGGAAAGACCCCTTGGAAAGAGAGGAATTTGCCCAGGTAACTtacctgaaaaatattaatgcattCTGGAAAAACACTGCTAATCCAGGGTACACATTAGTGTCTGCAGAGGAGGAACAGAGGAAACACTCAGTTCTTTAGCTCTGGAAGGTGGATTTAACAGGatattccagctgctggcagctgggttTAACAGGATATTccaggcactgggagctgggttTAACAGGatattccagctgctggcagctgggttTAACAGGAtattccagctgctgggagctgggtttAACAGGATATTccaggcactgggagctgggttTAACAGGATATTCCAGGCACTGGCAGCTGGGTTTAACAGGATATTccaggcactgggagctgggttTAACAGGATACTCCCGTGCCAATCTCAGACCAAAACCTGGATGCTGTGGCTGGGATTTCCCAGAGACCACAGGCTTCCATCCCTGTGGATTTCCTGCCAAAGCTGGAAAAGCACTTTCCCAGAGGAGCAAAGAGCCCAACTTACTCTGTGTAACGTATGCTCCAAAGAGAATCCACATGGAAGCAATGAGGGAGCCAAACATCAACATGAAGCCGATGAAGAGCCAGATCCgagcccctgcagggagagagaaatgtggatttttatCCACAGGGAAAGGCaatccagctgctcctctgggaggATGGAACACACGGCCTCACGAAAGGCACAAATGGAAAGGGGTAAACCCAAGGATCAAGGACAAAATCCACCTGCTCAGtcactgggaaggaaaagattttCCTGTGCTAAGGTTCTCTGGAGCTGGAGGGTGAATGGCacacaaaaaaacaccacaggCCACTTCAAACGGCAGCAAATCCCTCCAAATTTACAAATCCCGTGGAAAAGGCTGCTGGGATCCACGTGGGAAACGGAAAGGGAATTATGAATGGAAGCAGGGAGGACAGCAGGTCCAGGGACacccacagcagtgacacaggggAAATAGAAATGTTTCCCTTGGGAAtggctgctccacagccacccCCAGGCAGGAACTGatttctcccagctgctctccaggattTGCAGGGAAAGTTTAGGAAGCCAAGACAtccaaaagctgaatttcacCAAGTTCCCTTTCTACCAAAGGCTGCGCTTATCTCCAAGGGTTAACTCTGTAAAGAAACTAATTCACAGGAGCTCTCTCCTACTCCTTATCTCCTGATTACTTCTTTCACCACCACTTGGAAAAAACTCCAGCAGGTAAATGACAGCAGGATTTGTAGGGTGAATTTACCTGTTCTTCCTAAGCATCCATCACTGTAGCTGTCTCCTCTCACCTGTGCATTCGATACAGCATTTATCCTGGGGACAAAAAAGGAGAAGCACTTTAGATTACAGAAAATCAATGTAGAGCTCTTAGTAAAACCccagcttatttttt encodes:
- the TMEM50B gene encoding transmembrane protein 50B; amino-acid sequence: MAGFLDNFRWPECECIDWSERRNAVASIVAGVLFFTGWWIMIDAAVVYPKPEQLNHAFHTCGVFSTLAFFMINAVSNAQVRGDSYSDGCLGRTGARIWLFIGFMLMFGSLIASMWILFGAYVTQNTNVYPGLAVFFQNALIFFSTLIYKFGRTEELWG